Proteins from a single region of Aureibacter tunicatorum:
- a CDS encoding amidophosphoribosyltransferase gives MSDAIKHECGIAMIRLRKPLEYYYEKYGTPTYGMNKLYLLMEKQHNRGQDGAGVANIKLDIQPGKKFFSRYRSIDAKPIESIFKKISSQFAEIQEKKPENYLNPDWMKNNCDFTGELWLGHLRYGTHGGNSIDNCHPMLRGSNWRSRNLVVAGNFNMTNVEELYQKLLDLGQHPVAKVDTITVMEKIGHFLDDENQKIFNQYRGSMNNVEITQKIEEELDLGEVLSRSCKDFDGGYAMAGMTGFGSAFVARDPAGIRPAFYYANEEVVVIASEKPAIKTAFGADYDEIKELDPGHAIIIEKNGDFRFKQFTTPLEKKPCSFERIYFSRGSDPDIYKERKELGKLLIPKILEKVNHNLCDTVFSYIPNTAETSFIGMIEGINEYLVDLRKEVIKTGDQVKIDEVLSLQARVEKLVIKDAKLRTFITDDEHRDDLVAHVYDTTYEIVKKKVDTLVVIDDSIVRGTTLEKSILKMLDRLEPKKIIIVSSAPQIRFPDCYGIDMSKMRSFVAFRAILELLKDTNQESLLEEVYHKCKEAVKKNSTVNYVKEIYSKFTYEQISDKIAEIVTPDQMEAQVEVIYQTVEDLHVACPNNSGDWYFTGDYPTVGGNRVVNQSFINFYEGNDHLRAY, from the coding sequence ATGAGTGACGCTATTAAACACGAGTGCGGTATTGCAATGATCCGCTTGAGAAAGCCGTTGGAATACTATTATGAAAAGTATGGTACGCCTACATACGGTATGAATAAGCTGTATTTGTTGATGGAGAAGCAGCACAATAGAGGCCAGGATGGGGCAGGTGTCGCTAACATCAAATTGGATATACAGCCTGGGAAGAAATTTTTCAGCAGATACAGATCGATTGATGCTAAGCCTATAGAAAGCATCTTCAAAAAAATATCGAGTCAATTCGCGGAAATTCAGGAGAAAAAGCCTGAAAATTATTTGAATCCTGATTGGATGAAAAATAATTGCGACTTTACTGGGGAGCTTTGGTTGGGGCATTTGAGATACGGTACTCATGGAGGCAACAGCATAGATAATTGCCACCCGATGCTTAGAGGAAGCAATTGGAGAAGCAGAAACTTGGTGGTTGCAGGTAATTTCAATATGACCAACGTTGAAGAGTTGTATCAAAAGCTTTTGGACCTTGGACAACACCCTGTTGCGAAAGTGGATACAATCACTGTGATGGAGAAAATAGGACACTTCTTGGATGATGAGAATCAAAAGATTTTCAATCAATACAGAGGGTCTATGAATAATGTGGAGATCACGCAAAAGATCGAAGAAGAGTTGGATCTTGGAGAGGTTTTATCAAGATCATGCAAGGATTTTGACGGAGGTTATGCAATGGCAGGCATGACAGGATTTGGATCTGCTTTTGTGGCAAGAGATCCTGCGGGAATAAGACCAGCATTTTACTATGCTAATGAGGAAGTGGTTGTTATCGCATCAGAAAAGCCGGCTATCAAGACAGCTTTTGGCGCTGACTATGATGAGATTAAAGAGCTTGATCCAGGCCATGCGATAATCATTGAGAAAAATGGCGATTTTAGATTCAAGCAATTTACAACGCCATTGGAGAAAAAGCCTTGTAGCTTTGAGAGAATTTATTTCTCAAGAGGATCTGATCCAGATATCTACAAGGAAAGAAAAGAGCTTGGGAAGCTATTGATTCCTAAAATCTTGGAAAAAGTAAATCACAATCTTTGCGATACTGTATTTTCTTATATTCCGAATACGGCAGAAACCTCGTTCATTGGAATGATCGAAGGAATCAACGAATATTTGGTGGACTTGAGAAAAGAAGTGATCAAAACAGGAGACCAAGTTAAAATAGATGAGGTTCTTTCATTGCAAGCTAGGGTAGAGAAGCTGGTGATCAAAGATGCGAAACTTAGAACTTTTATCACGGACGATGAGCATAGAGATGACTTGGTAGCCCATGTATATGATACTACATATGAGATCGTGAAGAAAAAAGTTGATACCTTGGTGGTTATTGACGATTCTATTGTTAGAGGAACGACATTGGAAAAGAGTATCTTGAAGATGTTGGATAGATTGGAGCCTAAGAAGATTATAATTGTTTCTTCAGCTCCGCAAATTAGGTTTCCTGACTGCTATGGCATTGATATGTCCAAGATGAGAAGTTTTGTTGCTTTCAGAGCTATTTTGGAATTGTTGAAAGACACAAATCAAGAGAGTTTGTTGGAAGAGGTTTATCACAAGTGCAAAGAAGCTGTTAAGAAAAACTCAACAGTCAACTATGTGAAAGAGATTTATTCGAAGTTCACTTATGAGCAAATCTCTGATAAGATTGCGGAAATTGTTACTCCTGATCAGATGGAAGCTCAAGTTGAGGTGATTTATCAAACAGTTGAGGATTTGCATGTGGCGTGTCCAAATAATTCAGGTGATTGGTATTTTACAGGTGATTATCCTACAGTTGGTGGTAATAGAGTTGTTAATCAGTCATTTATTAATTTCTATGAAGGAAATGATCATTTGAGAGCTTATTAA
- a CDS encoding alanine/glycine:cation symporter family protein, with product MLEVLEQFISQANTILWSYVLIILLIGAGLYFTFKNKFIQFKGFREMIRLLTESAGSTKDGVSSFQAFCMSTASRVGTGNLAGVAIAVVAGGPGAVFWMWVIALLGSASAFVESTLAQIYKERHIDSFRGGPAYYIEKALKNRSLGVVFSVFITVSFGFIFNSVQANTISMAFSRSFSIDPLYIGLALFVMAALVIFGGVRRIASVTEKIVPIMAILYILVVIYVMIANFSELPKVFALIIENAFGIKEVAGGAIGATLMNGIKRGLFSNEAGMGSAPNAAAAADVTHPVKQGLIQTLGVFTDTLLICSATAFLILSSGEYTNGELDGIQLTQKALESQVGDWGGIFVAVCIFLFAFSSIIGNYYYGESNIEFIKDDSKMVFFYRVFVLSMIVFGSVAKVSLVWDMADFFMGLMAIINLYAIIRLSPIAKRALLDYYKQKSAGKDPKFKASDIGLDEGVECWKD from the coding sequence ATGCTAGAAGTACTCGAGCAATTTATTTCACAAGCTAATACAATTCTCTGGTCATATGTTTTGATCATTTTGCTGATTGGTGCAGGATTGTATTTTACATTCAAAAATAAGTTTATACAGTTCAAAGGGTTTAGGGAGATGATACGCCTTTTGACAGAAAGCGCGGGCAGTACTAAAGACGGAGTGTCTTCATTTCAAGCTTTTTGTATGAGTACAGCGTCTCGTGTAGGTACTGGTAACTTGGCGGGTGTGGCTATCGCTGTTGTTGCTGGTGGACCAGGTGCTGTGTTTTGGATGTGGGTGATTGCATTGCTTGGTTCCGCATCTGCATTTGTGGAGAGTACATTAGCCCAGATTTATAAAGAAAGACATATTGATTCATTTAGAGGAGGTCCAGCTTATTATATAGAGAAAGCTTTGAAAAATAGAAGCTTGGGGGTTGTCTTTTCTGTTTTTATTACTGTTTCTTTTGGCTTTATTTTTAATTCCGTCCAAGCGAATACAATTTCAATGGCATTTTCCAGATCATTTTCGATTGATCCACTGTATATAGGTTTGGCTTTGTTTGTAATGGCTGCTTTAGTGATTTTTGGAGGTGTGAGAAGAATTGCCAGCGTAACGGAGAAGATCGTTCCGATCATGGCGATATTATATATTTTAGTGGTTATCTACGTGATGATTGCGAACTTCAGCGAATTGCCTAAAGTTTTCGCTTTGATTATTGAAAATGCTTTTGGTATCAAGGAAGTAGCAGGTGGTGCGATTGGAGCGACACTGATGAATGGTATTAAAAGAGGCTTGTTTTCAAATGAGGCAGGTATGGGTTCTGCTCCTAATGCCGCCGCAGCTGCTGATGTCACACATCCGGTCAAGCAAGGTTTGATTCAGACTTTGGGAGTATTTACCGATACATTGTTGATTTGTTCTGCGACGGCCTTTTTGATCCTTTCTTCAGGAGAATATACTAATGGTGAATTGGACGGGATTCAATTGACTCAGAAAGCATTGGAAAGCCAAGTTGGTGATTGGGGAGGTATATTTGTAGCGGTATGTATCTTTTTGTTTGCTTTTAGCTCCATTATCGGCAACTATTATTATGGAGAATCCAATATTGAGTTCATCAAAGATGATAGTAAGATGGTATTCTTTTATAGGGTTTTTGTTTTGTCAATGATTGTTTTTGGCTCGGTTGCTAAAGTAAGTCTCGTATGGGATATGGCTGATTTTTTCATGGGCTTAATGGCTATAATAAATTTATATGCGATTATAAGATTGTCACCGATTGCTAAAAGAGCTTTGCTGGATTATTATAAGCAAAAATCGGCAGGAAAAGATCCTAAGTTCAAGGCTTCTGATATTGGCTTGGATGAAGGAGTTGAGTGCTGGAAAGATTAG
- a CDS encoding gliding motility-associated C-terminal domain-containing protein translates to MKRYLLIILLLYAPLYELFAQCDPIPENVLHHNQRTTNVNIGGIEKEVVVITEGETTSLSLPDSYEFSENTTFQWFDKQGLLVSEEKSIDVSEEGSFRLVINQVLDEQNLINNASFENTSQAVGSDYVWKNRRFNTALWNEGTYALGDKPQDFHRFFPNCQAKDQDNMMIINGAPDTNQEVWFQRNIPVEQNTYYIFIGWGQNIGGGSPAKLNFTFNNREVGNAISLSKGSCNWERFYYVWYSGNNTIVKLGLENANPSRSGNDFAIDNLFFGKPCEYNFEVDVIFGPKVEVEDQIICPKETKTIDVYGTTAAVNTITWHNEDGTEITSGNQFDITHSFDLNSIEKDTIIKYLVKAEYQNVDYTDTFEVRYVKPVLELDADQITCAPDFNIAALIDSSNELNNSKLRYEWLYNNTSLTDNNDLDNFLATNSGEYVLRTNRYGCPTQDTINIEFITDFNLDLGKDTILCDLNEFKITGNISHPLTQYEWTKDADPTVIGNERSLIATEDGTYTLKATLNDCISEDEIILTFRNTPEITFADDFFFCYYDTEKQIRADQDENPSTTYEWSLLEDPSFSSNDYILDIYQSGTYQLKANNLTCVNEKAVKATISEEIKLNIPDHFDLCRGDSIHIFNLEAYKFDSVTWVNKLDNTLISTKDTLVVENSGDFIFTGYKQGCFRSAEVNVTERNLPFFTFAEDSINFCSYDTPIARTVEDEIYPKYQWKLVNGLGALETSTFELKDMSEGLYELTTENEFYCQFKDSIYIHIKPEIQIDLGDDIILCEGGTATLSNQLNQDYDEIYWTKKSDPSFRENTETIDVTESDIYYLNITKDNCTGIDSIKFDLILNPIFSFDADMVQFCHEDSKVVSHSGDSLLFNYEWRKSGETGPAISSNHYFTVPESGTYELELSTKELTTEGNSCKVANSLQVNIIEEIDVDLLEDQVVCEGNQVILNNNEATDYESLEWINLSTNNTIGSDNQLLVTSSGNYRLIVTNQGCTQQDDINVTFSSNPEFVLKESELFCHEDQKTVNIIGPSSFDYQWYRQNDPISGETNKSLQVDESDDYKAIASKTLVSGNVCQFNDIINVTVVEEILVDLGTEQHLCSSETIDLSNLANVNDPSSYNYTWSLNQTENVISNNEVISNINVSGTYELQLEKMGCVNSTQVQITFNEIPDFSLATSVKFCFDESEKVISADGIENPEWEYTWQKASDPAFISNDYKLDVSVLGSDIYRLTINDRNATASCPSITKEIDVKIIDDILIDVPSEIEVCSGENISIENRANFTADQTEWYFANDLDTPVFIGETLVDPVDDGIYTIKIYKGDCFKTAQTRVIRKETPTFSIEPVSYFCYEDDIKSLIANGDDKYTYHWYENNDLIHTGRTFNPSSEGDFEVSAEYMGCQSNLMNTKVEISNKIEFDISPLSPICENNSTNISITSDQNLSYEWYHKSNLIATDILTIETGDEGFYTISASKVYHGKTCSTTKETELVVAPLPQATIKGRSNETHCSTTKHILEPNESKSNQLRYIWSKKANEQDEFTEISNEYILDISNQPGIYQLVVESIVAGKSCYSHPVEATRRFVDPGTSSYSIDTTFCEANITNSGIALATPSDLSYSYEYYYFKDDVEQHNINDIVVYNSTDEGIFYERKTLIDNHCKVVETTEFIVNIDRMPKKEEFLWEESHEKCLGEKLEIAPPLKDGYFFIWQDSIASDRFSTYSAGDINLDVYNGKCVLNLQAQLKTYEHPFLNLGADSLEHCNLPSLELYAGSDSTKYQYSWTATNENKEILEGYESENQPILNATEQDQYIKYTVKANNISPNNTVCSSTDSIFVLLKTCNSRMKLPNVFTPNGDFTNNSFGPYDYDGIDEFNMKIYNRWGVLMWETNNIKERWDGKKDGNDCPAGVYFWVIKSTYLHPKPEDLIEDYSNNAGSVTLLR, encoded by the coding sequence ATGAAAAGATATTTACTAATCATACTGCTACTGTACGCCCCCCTGTACGAGCTATTTGCGCAGTGCGATCCAATACCAGAAAACGTCCTGCATCATAATCAAAGAACTACAAATGTCAATATAGGTGGTATTGAAAAAGAAGTAGTTGTCATTACTGAAGGAGAAACAACCAGCTTAAGCCTTCCTGATTCCTATGAATTTAGCGAGAATACTACATTCCAATGGTTCGACAAACAAGGCTTGTTAGTTAGCGAAGAAAAGTCAATCGATGTCAGTGAAGAGGGCTCTTTCAGACTTGTCATCAACCAAGTTCTTGATGAACAAAACCTTATAAACAATGCTAGCTTCGAAAATACTTCTCAAGCAGTGGGCAGCGATTACGTATGGAAAAACAGAAGGTTCAATACAGCTTTATGGAATGAAGGCACTTACGCCCTTGGGGATAAGCCTCAAGATTTTCATAGATTCTTTCCAAATTGCCAAGCCAAGGATCAAGACAATATGATGATCATCAACGGTGCTCCTGATACCAACCAAGAAGTATGGTTTCAAAGAAATATACCCGTTGAGCAAAACACTTATTATATATTCATTGGCTGGGGACAAAATATTGGCGGAGGAAGTCCAGCTAAATTAAACTTCACATTCAATAATAGAGAAGTTGGAAATGCCATAAGCCTTTCTAAAGGTTCTTGCAACTGGGAACGCTTCTACTATGTATGGTATTCAGGGAATAACACGATAGTAAAGCTAGGCCTTGAAAATGCCAATCCAAGCAGAAGCGGAAATGACTTTGCCATAGACAATCTATTCTTCGGGAAGCCTTGCGAATACAATTTCGAAGTAGATGTAATCTTTGGACCCAAAGTAGAGGTTGAGGACCAGATAATTTGTCCAAAAGAAACTAAGACCATAGATGTATATGGCACAACTGCTGCTGTAAATACAATCACATGGCACAATGAGGATGGCACAGAAATTACTTCTGGAAATCAATTTGACATCACTCATAGTTTTGATTTAAATTCGATTGAAAAGGATACTATAATAAAATATCTTGTCAAAGCAGAATACCAAAATGTAGACTACACTGACACTTTCGAAGTAAGATATGTAAAACCTGTCTTGGAACTTGATGCTGATCAAATAACTTGTGCTCCGGATTTCAACATTGCTGCATTAATCGATAGCTCAAACGAACTAAACAATAGCAAATTAAGATACGAGTGGCTTTACAACAATACGTCACTGACTGACAATAATGATTTGGATAATTTCTTAGCGACAAACTCAGGAGAGTATGTTCTAAGAACAAATAGGTACGGCTGTCCTACCCAAGACACCATTAATATTGAATTTATCACTGATTTCAATTTAGACTTAGGTAAAGACACTATACTTTGCGATCTCAACGAGTTTAAAATCACAGGAAACATTAGCCATCCTTTGACTCAATATGAATGGACTAAAGATGCCGATCCTACGGTAATCGGAAACGAAAGAAGTTTAATCGCAACAGAAGACGGGACATACACCCTAAAAGCTACTTTAAATGATTGTATATCTGAAGATGAAATAATATTAACTTTTAGAAATACGCCTGAAATAACATTTGCTGATGACTTCTTCTTCTGTTACTACGATACCGAAAAACAAATAAGAGCTGATCAAGATGAAAACCCGAGCACTACTTACGAGTGGAGTCTATTAGAGGATCCTAGTTTCAGTTCAAACGATTATATATTAGACATTTATCAATCTGGAACTTATCAACTCAAAGCGAACAACTTAACTTGTGTAAATGAAAAAGCAGTAAAAGCTACAATTTCAGAAGAGATCAAACTAAACATCCCTGATCATTTCGACCTATGTAGAGGCGATAGCATTCATATATTTAATTTAGAAGCTTATAAATTCGACAGCGTCACATGGGTAAATAAATTGGACAACACCCTAATCTCAACAAAAGATACTTTAGTTGTTGAAAATTCAGGCGATTTTATCTTTACTGGCTACAAACAAGGTTGCTTTAGAAGTGCTGAGGTGAATGTTACAGAACGAAATTTGCCTTTCTTTACTTTTGCAGAAGACTCCATCAATTTCTGTTCATATGATACGCCAATAGCAAGAACAGTGGAGGATGAAATTTATCCTAAATACCAATGGAAATTAGTTAATGGCTTGGGAGCTTTAGAAACTTCGACTTTTGAGCTAAAAGATATGAGCGAAGGCTTATACGAATTGACTACTGAAAATGAATTTTATTGTCAATTCAAAGACTCTATATATATTCATATCAAACCCGAAATACAAATCGACTTAGGCGATGATATCATACTGTGTGAAGGTGGCACTGCTACTTTGTCCAATCAATTAAATCAAGATTATGATGAAATATACTGGACGAAAAAATCAGATCCATCATTTAGGGAAAATACGGAGACAATAGATGTAACTGAATCTGATATATATTACCTAAACATAACAAAAGACAATTGCACAGGAATCGACTCCATTAAGTTTGATTTAATTCTCAACCCAATCTTCTCATTCGACGCTGACATGGTGCAGTTTTGCCACGAAGATTCAAAAGTCGTCTCTCACTCAGGAGATTCGTTGTTATTCAATTATGAATGGAGAAAATCTGGCGAGACAGGACCTGCAATTAGTTCAAATCATTACTTTACAGTCCCGGAATCCGGAACGTACGAACTTGAACTATCAACGAAAGAACTAACAACCGAAGGCAATTCTTGTAAAGTTGCCAACAGCTTGCAAGTCAATATCATTGAAGAAATAGATGTTGACCTGCTTGAAGATCAAGTTGTCTGCGAAGGGAACCAAGTAATCCTTAACAATAATGAAGCAACAGATTATGAATCCTTGGAGTGGATAAATTTATCGACAAACAATACTATTGGCTCTGATAATCAATTACTTGTTACTTCTTCTGGAAATTACAGACTTATTGTCACTAATCAAGGTTGTACGCAACAAGATGACATAAATGTTACTTTTAGTTCAAACCCTGAGTTTGTACTGAAAGAATCGGAACTTTTCTGTCATGAAGATCAAAAAACTGTCAATATCATTGGCCCTTCAAGTTTTGATTATCAATGGTATAGACAAAACGACCCAATTAGCGGCGAAACAAACAAATCCCTTCAAGTGGATGAAAGCGACGACTATAAAGCTATCGCAAGCAAAACACTTGTTTCAGGAAATGTGTGTCAATTCAATGATATCATCAATGTTACTGTTGTCGAAGAAATCTTGGTAGATCTAGGCACTGAACAACATTTATGTTCAAGCGAAACTATTGATTTAAGCAACTTGGCCAATGTCAATGATCCTTCATCATACAATTACACATGGTCATTAAATCAAACTGAAAATGTAATATCTAATAACGAAGTGATCAGTAACATAAACGTATCGGGAACTTACGAACTACAACTTGAAAAGATGGGATGTGTTAATAGCACTCAAGTCCAAATCACTTTCAATGAAATACCGGACTTCTCATTGGCAACTAGTGTGAAATTCTGCTTCGATGAATCCGAAAAAGTAATTTCAGCTGATGGCATCGAAAATCCTGAGTGGGAATACACTTGGCAAAAAGCATCCGACCCAGCCTTCATATCCAACGATTACAAATTAGACGTAAGCGTTTTAGGCTCGGACATTTACCGTTTGACAATAAATGATCGCAATGCTACTGCCTCTTGCCCTTCCATAACCAAGGAAATCGATGTGAAAATTATTGATGACATTCTTATTGACGTGCCTTCTGAAATTGAAGTTTGCTCAGGAGAAAACATATCAATTGAAAATAGAGCGAACTTTACGGCAGATCAAACAGAATGGTATTTTGCAAACGATCTTGATACTCCTGTTTTTATTGGTGAAACTTTAGTAGATCCAGTTGATGATGGCATATACACAATTAAAATATACAAAGGCGACTGTTTCAAAACTGCCCAAACTAGAGTAATTCGCAAGGAAACGCCTACCTTTAGTATTGAACCGGTGAGCTATTTCTGCTACGAAGATGACATTAAATCGCTTATTGCTAATGGTGATGACAAGTACACATATCATTGGTATGAAAATAACGACTTAATTCATACTGGACGCACTTTCAATCCTTCATCGGAAGGAGATTTTGAAGTTTCAGCGGAATATATGGGATGTCAATCCAACTTAATGAATACTAAAGTTGAAATTTCTAATAAAATTGAATTTGATATATCTCCATTATCTCCAATTTGCGAAAACAACTCTACCAACATTAGTATTACAAGCGATCAAAACCTAAGTTATGAATGGTATCATAAATCAAATTTAATCGCAACTGACATACTTACTATTGAGACGGGAGATGAAGGGTTTTACACAATTAGTGCATCTAAAGTATATCATGGCAAAACTTGTTCTACAACTAAAGAAACGGAACTTGTTGTAGCACCATTGCCTCAAGCTACAATTAAAGGCAGATCCAATGAAACACATTGTTCTACAACAAAGCATATTTTGGAACCAAATGAATCAAAAAGCAATCAACTTAGATACATTTGGAGCAAAAAAGCTAATGAACAAGACGAGTTTACTGAAATAAGCAATGAATATATTCTTGACATAAGCAATCAGCCAGGGATTTATCAACTTGTAGTAGAATCAATCGTAGCAGGTAAATCTTGCTATTCTCACCCAGTAGAGGCTACTAGAAGATTTGTTGATCCAGGAACCTCGTCTTATAGCATTGATACAACCTTCTGCGAAGCTAATATAACTAATTCAGGTATCGCTTTAGCGACTCCATCAGACCTTAGTTATAGTTACGAATATTATTACTTTAAAGACGATGTTGAACAGCACAACATCAATGACATAGTTGTATACAATAGTACTGATGAAGGGATATTTTATGAAAGAAAAACTTTGATAGACAATCATTGCAAAGTCGTCGAAACAACAGAATTCATAGTCAATATCGACCGCATGCCTAAGAAAGAAGAGTTTCTTTGGGAAGAATCTCATGAAAAGTGCTTGGGAGAAAAGCTTGAAATAGCTCCTCCATTGAAGGATGGATATTTCTTCATCTGGCAAGATTCCATTGCAAGCGATAGGTTTTCAACTTACAGTGCTGGAGATATTAATCTGGACGTATACAATGGCAAGTGCGTATTAAACTTGCAAGCTCAACTAAAAACGTATGAACACCCGTTTCTTAATCTTGGAGCGGACTCATTAGAGCATTGCAATCTTCCATCGCTTGAACTTTACGCAGGCAGTGACAGTACTAAATATCAATATTCTTGGACTGCAACAAATGAGAATAAAGAAATCTTAGAAGGCTATGAATCGGAAAATCAACCAATATTGAATGCTACTGAACAAGATCAATACATCAAGTATACAGTAAAAGCAAACAATATTAGCCCAAACAATACTGTTTGCTCATCTACAGACTCTATTTTCGTATTGCTTAAAACGTGCAACAGCCGCATGAAGCTTCCAAATGTATTTACTCCAAATGGAGATTTCACCAACAATTCATTTGGTCCTTATGACTATGACGGTATTGATGAATTTAATATGAAAATATATAATAGATGGGGAGTTCTAATGTGGGAAACAAATAACATCAAAGAGAGATGGGACGGCAAGAAAGACGGCAATGACTGCCCTGCTGGAGTATATTTCTGGGTTATAAAATCCACATACTTACACCCAAAACCTGAAGATCTTATAGAAGACTACAGCAACAACGCTGGTTCAGTCACCTTATTAAGATAA
- a CDS encoding NADH-quinone oxidoreductase subunit N, whose translation MESKLVGQLSIFDKLNDIIDSFGYITSELLLIAAIILVTIVVILPISKGLKELIYIGISALTTLMALAVNINLLEVVSGQGGQLIFNRMMSVDSFGLIWTIVIMLGTLLFIVMNKSYLLKSSKTGEYYVLILGMLLGAVIGVKSNNLLLLFIAIEFVSLCAYAITNLGHSAKSAEASLKYLLFGAVCGAVMLYGFSLLYGINHELNLYAIDFGKPAVWAVFGVSCIAAVGVLFKVSAVPFHIWVGDVYESAPTPSVAFFSTVPKFMGIAILFRMLEAMTNSFELLDAVEIWRATLVVIASVTMTLGNILAINQQSVKRMLGYSSVAQSGMFLAGLVCFSTLGMKAVLFYAIVYAFMNFAAFYLVQVVENKFGDDRIESFAGLGHKAPFIGVVIVVVMISLTGLPPTAGFTGKLMIFSALWEASQTIQDPWLIGMIIVALVNTVVSLFYYLKVPYFMYFKDNEKEPFKDFTLNALDCIVLIIFTLPLLILFFKPEIVYSFCGYVNTIISH comes from the coding sequence GTGGAATCGAAGTTAGTGGGTCAACTTAGCATTTTTGATAAGCTTAATGATATAATAGACAGTTTCGGTTATATCACCTCCGAATTGCTCTTGATCGCAGCCATTATATTGGTAACTATAGTTGTTATTTTGCCAATTTCTAAAGGTTTGAAAGAGTTGATATATATTGGCATTAGTGCTTTGACTACCTTAATGGCTTTAGCCGTTAATATTAATCTGTTGGAGGTTGTGAGTGGTCAGGGAGGACAATTGATTTTCAATCGAATGATGAGTGTTGACTCTTTTGGGTTGATATGGACGATTGTCATTATGCTTGGGACGCTGTTGTTTATTGTAATGAACAAAAGCTATCTGTTGAAATCGAGCAAGACTGGTGAATATTATGTATTGATACTTGGGATGTTGTTAGGTGCGGTAATTGGGGTTAAGTCTAATAATTTGCTATTATTATTCATAGCGATAGAGTTTGTTTCCCTTTGCGCTTATGCTATAACGAATTTGGGACATAGCGCGAAAAGCGCTGAAGCTTCCCTTAAATACTTATTGTTTGGAGCTGTATGCGGAGCAGTTATGCTTTATGGTTTCTCTCTATTGTATGGTATTAATCATGAATTAAATCTTTATGCGATTGACTTTGGCAAGCCCGCGGTTTGGGCTGTGTTTGGTGTGTCATGCATAGCGGCGGTAGGGGTTTTATTTAAAGTATCCGCAGTGCCTTTTCACATTTGGGTAGGAGATGTTTATGAAAGCGCTCCAACGCCATCAGTAGCGTTTTTCTCTACTGTGCCTAAATTCATGGGGATCGCGATTTTATTTAGAATGCTTGAAGCGATGACGAATAGTTTTGAGTTGCTTGATGCTGTTGAAATCTGGAGAGCGACATTGGTAGTGATTGCTTCTGTGACGATGACTCTCGGGAATATTCTGGCGATAAATCAGCAATCTGTCAAAAGAATGCTTGGATATTCATCTGTCGCTCAAAGCGGAATGTTTTTGGCCGGACTTGTATGTTTTTCAACGTTGGGAATGAAAGCTGTTTTATTTTACGCGATAGTTTATGCTTTTATGAATTTTGCGGCTTTTTACCTAGTTCAAGTTGTTGAAAATAAATTTGGAGATGATCGTATTGAAAGTTTTGCAGGTCTGGGACATAAGGCTCCTTTTATTGGCGTTGTCATAGTTGTGGTTATGATTTCATTGACCGGTTTGCCTCCTACAGCTGGTTTTACAGGTAAATTGATGATATTTTCCGCTTTATGGGAAGCAAGCCAGACGATTCAAGACCCTTGGCTGATTGGTATGATCATCGTTGCTTTGGTCAATACGGTTGTGTCTTTATTTTATTATTTGAAGGTGCCGTATTTCATGTACTTTAAGGATAACGAAAAAGAACCGTTCAAAGATTTTACTCTAAATGCATTGGATTGCATTGTTTTAATAATTTTCACACTTCCATTGTTAATATTATTTTTTAAGCCGGAAATTGTATATAGCTTTTGTGGATATGTCAACACTATAATTTCACATTAA